A stretch of the Filimonas lacunae genome encodes the following:
- a CDS encoding bifunctional methionine sulfoxide reductase B/A protein: MIQQTGWPTRMLAVMLLITQVITGCAQTTANNLNNKETSMKTDNNTTIHKTEQEWKEQLTPEQYYILRQKGTERPFTGKLLMNKEKGVYKCAACGNELFTDDMKFDSHCGWPSFDKEIAGGKIIQKEDNTLGMHRVEILCAKCGGHLGHIFDDGPTETGQRYCVNSVSLEFAPAGAPVATDSSNNAAGTTSNIDTITLGGGCFWCVEAVYEQLDGVIKVESGYSGGPTPNPTYKAVCTGTTGHAEVVQITYDKTKTSVDEILKVFFTVHDPTTLNRQGADVGTQYRSVIYYRNAEQEQKAREIITALNQEHVYDSPVVTEVTAFDKFYKAEDYHQNYYEQNPEQGYCRMVVRPKVEKFEKLFKNRLKKVNQ, encoded by the coding sequence ATGATACAACAGACCGGATGGCCCACACGCATGTTAGCAGTGATGCTATTGATAACCCAGGTGATTACCGGCTGTGCACAAACCACGGCCAATAACTTAAACAACAAAGAAACTAGTATGAAAACAGACAACAATACCACTATTCACAAAACCGAACAGGAGTGGAAAGAACAATTAACTCCTGAACAATATTATATACTGCGCCAGAAAGGCACCGAACGACCTTTTACCGGTAAACTGTTAATGAATAAAGAAAAAGGCGTGTACAAATGTGCAGCCTGTGGCAATGAGTTGTTTACCGATGATATGAAGTTTGATTCGCATTGCGGCTGGCCCAGCTTTGACAAGGAAATAGCCGGTGGTAAAATCATTCAGAAAGAAGACAACACCCTGGGCATGCACCGCGTAGAAATTCTGTGTGCAAAATGTGGAGGCCACCTGGGACATATTTTTGATGATGGCCCTACCGAAACCGGCCAGCGCTATTGTGTAAACTCTGTATCGCTGGAGTTTGCGCCTGCAGGTGCACCTGTTGCTACTGATAGCAGCAATAATGCAGCAGGCACTACCAGCAACATAGATACGATTACTTTAGGTGGTGGTTGCTTCTGGTGTGTAGAAGCGGTGTATGAACAACTGGATGGCGTTATTAAAGTGGAAAGTGGTTACTCTGGTGGCCCCACTCCTAACCCTACTTACAAAGCAGTATGTACCGGCACCACCGGCCATGCAGAAGTAGTGCAGATCACGTATGATAAAACAAAAACCTCGGTAGATGAAATACTGAAAGTGTTCTTTACCGTACACGATCCTACCACGCTGAACAGACAAGGTGCTGACGTAGGTACACAATATCGTTCTGTGATCTATTACCGCAATGCCGAGCAGGAACAAAAAGCCCGTGAAATTATAACCGCCCTTAACCAGGAGCATGTATATGATTCACCTGTTGTAACAGAAGTAACCGCCTTCGACAAGTTTTATAAGGCCGAAGACTACCATCAGAACTATTACGAGCAAAACCCCGAACAAGGTTATTGCCGCATGGTAGTACGTCCTAAAGTGGAGAAGTTTGAAAAGCTATTCAAGAATAGATTAAAGAAAGTGAACCAGTAG
- a CDS encoding arylsulfatase translates to MKRLQVLCLASCFFWQTQVQAQQADKKPNIIFILADDLGIGDVGCYGQQKIKTPNIDALAKEGMQFTQAYAGTAVCAPSRASLLTGMHTGHTPVRGNKGMKPEGQFPLPDSSITITALLQKNGYETGTFGKWGLGYPGSTGEPTKKGVDQFYGYNCQTLAHNYYPDHLWDNTNRVELPGNVKNDSAYSGDLIHQHALQFLKQQHGEKPFFLFLPYTLPHAALYGPHDSIYQYYVKQFNEPDAQPSAKAPHDDYRFEPQAHAAFAAMVARFDAYVGQIVAQVKAQGLEKNTLIIFTSDNGPHKEGGADPDFFNSNGPYKGIKRDLYEGGIREPFLAYWPGTIKAGSKNTTPTAFWDMYPTFAELAGVKDINKVDGISITPLFKGKKLAAPHEYFYWEFHEFGGRQAVLYGKWKGIRLNVNKNDDAPIELYDISKDPGEEHNIAAEHADIVEKIKSFMKEAHKPDNNWPLLAWELSR, encoded by the coding sequence ATGAAAAGATTACAGGTATTGTGTTTGGCTAGTTGTTTCTTCTGGCAAACACAGGTGCAGGCCCAACAGGCTGACAAAAAGCCCAATATCATTTTTATTTTAGCAGATGATCTGGGAATAGGGGATGTGGGCTGTTATGGTCAGCAAAAAATTAAAACTCCTAACATTGATGCGCTGGCTAAAGAAGGGATGCAGTTTACACAGGCTTATGCAGGCACTGCTGTATGCGCCCCTTCCCGCGCCAGTTTATTAACAGGTATGCACACCGGCCATACGCCGGTGCGTGGTAATAAAGGCATGAAGCCGGAAGGACAGTTTCCTTTACCGGATTCTTCTATTACCATTACCGCTTTATTGCAGAAGAATGGTTACGAAACAGGCACCTTTGGTAAATGGGGCTTAGGTTATCCGGGTTCCACTGGTGAGCCTACTAAAAAAGGCGTAGACCAGTTTTATGGTTATAACTGTCAAACACTGGCCCATAACTATTATCCCGATCACTTATGGGATAATACCAATCGTGTAGAGTTACCCGGTAATGTAAAAAATGATTCTGCCTATTCTGGCGATTTAATACACCAGCATGCCTTGCAATTTTTAAAGCAACAGCATGGTGAAAAGCCTTTCTTCCTGTTCTTGCCTTATACTTTACCACATGCTGCTTTATATGGTCCGCATGATAGTATTTACCAGTATTATGTAAAGCAGTTTAACGAACCGGATGCCCAGCCTTCTGCCAAAGCCCCTCACGACGATTATCGTTTTGAACCGCAGGCACATGCTGCCTTTGCTGCTATGGTTGCCCGCTTCGATGCATACGTAGGTCAAATTGTGGCACAGGTAAAAGCACAGGGCCTGGAAAAGAACACGCTGATTATATTCACCAGCGATAATGGCCCGCATAAAGAAGGCGGCGCTGATCCGGATTTCTTTAACAGCAATGGCCCTTACAAAGGCATTAAGCGCGATTTGTACGAAGGTGGTATCCGCGAACCCTTCCTTGCTTACTGGCCGGGCACTATTAAAGCTGGCAGCAAGAATACCACACCAACAGCCTTCTGGGATATGTATCCCACGTTTGCTGAGCTGGCCGGTGTAAAGGATATCAACAAGGTAGATGGCATTTCTATCACCCCTTTATTCAAAGGAAAGAAACTGGCTGCACCACATGAATATTTCTATTGGGAGTTTCATGAGTTTGGTGGAAGACAAGCGGTATTGTATGGCAAATGGAAAGGTATTCGTTTGAATGTAAACAAAAACGATGATGCGCCTATTGAGCTATATGATATCAGCAAAGACCCGGGTGAAGAACATAATATAGCTGCGGAACATGCAGATATTGTAGAAAAGATAAAGAGCTTTATGAAGGAAGCGCACAAACCAGATAATAACTGGCCTTTGCTGGCGTGGGAGTTATCGAGATAA